One segment of Mesoplodon densirostris isolate mMesDen1 chromosome 6, mMesDen1 primary haplotype, whole genome shotgun sequence DNA contains the following:
- the PNMA2 gene encoding paraneoplastic antigen Ma2: MALALLEDWCRIMSVDDQKSLMVTGIPVGCNETEIQEVLQETLKSLGRYRVLGKIFRKQENANAVLVELLEDTDVSVIPSEVRGKGGIWKVIFKTPNQDTEFLERLNLFLEKEGQTVSGMFRALGHEGVSPAAMPRVSPELLAHLLGQAIAHAPQPLLPMRYRKLRVFSGSAVPAPEEEPFEIWLEQATEIVKEWPVAEAEKKRWLMESLRGPALDLMHIVQADNPSISVEECLEAFKQVFGSLESRRTSQVKYLKTYQEEGEKVSAYVLRLEALLRRAVEKRAIPRSIADQVRLEQVMAGASLSEILWCRLRELRDQGPPPSFLDLMKVIREEEEEEASFENENTQEPEDGDGSGHWDNRADD, translated from the coding sequence ATGGCGCTGGCCCTGTTGGAGGACTGGTGTAGGATCATGAGTGTGGATGATCAGAAATCACTGATGGTCACGGGGATACCAGTGGGCTGCAATGAAACCGAGATTCAGGAGGTCCTCCAGGAGACTTTAAAGTCTCTGGGCAGGTATAGAGTGCTTGGCAAAATATTCAGGAAGCAGGAGAATGCCAATGCTGTGTTGGTAGAGCTTCTGGAGGACACCGACGTCTCCGTGATCCCCAGTGAGGTTCGGGGAAAGGGGGGTATCTGGAAAGTGATCTTTAAGACCCCTAACCAGGACACTGAATTTCTTGAAAGACTGAACCTCTTTCTGGAGAAAGAGGGGCAGACGGTCTCGGGAATGTTCCGAGCGCTTGGGCACGAGGGAGTGTCTCCAGCGGCCATGCCCCGTGTCTCACCAGAGTTATTGGCCCATCTGCTGGGACAGGCAATAGCACACGCCCCTCAGCCTTTGCTCCCCATGAGGTACCGGAAACTGAGAGTGTTCTCGGGGAGCGCTGTGCCCGCCCCAGAGGAAGAGCCCTTTGAAATCTGGTTGGAACAGGCCACCGAGATAGTCAAAGAGTGGCCGGTAgcagaggcagaaaagaaaagatggtTGATGGAAAGCCTTCGTGGCCCTGCCCTGGACCTCATGCACATAGTCCAGGCAGACAACCCGTCCATAAGTGTGGAGGAGTGTTTGGAAGCATTTAAGCAAGTGTTTGGAAGCCTGGAGAGTCGCAGGACCTCCCAGGTGAAGTACCTGAAGACCTatcaggaggaaggagagaaggtctCAGCGTACGTGTTACGGCTAGAAGCCCTGCTGCGGAGGGCTGTGGAGAAGCGGGCCATCCCGAGGAGCATCGCGGACCAGGTCCGCCTGGAGCAGGTCATGGCCGGGGCGAGCCTCAGTGAGATCCTCTGGTGTAGGCTCAGGGAGCTGAGAGACCAGGGGCCTCCTCCCAGCTTCCTGGACTTAATGAAGGTCATCcgcgaggaagaggaggaagaggcctCTTTCGAAAATGAGAATACTCAAGAGCCGGAAGATGGGGATGGCTCAGGCCACTGGGATAACAGGGCCGATGACTAA